CGATTAAATGCAGGTTATAATTTCGGGAGAACGCAAAATGCATCTGGCTTTAGTTTATTAAACCAGAGTTATGGTCCGTTTGTAGGGGTGTCTATCGGCATACCGATTTATAATGGTTCTATTTATAAACGGGAAGAAGAAGTGGCGAAAATAAATACGCAAAATGCCGCGTTGCAAAAAGATATTTTACTGCGTGATTATAAAAGTGATGCGGTAAAAACATGGCAGGCGTATACCAATACATTGGAACAGTTAGAAACTGAAACACAGAATAACAAATTGTCTGCGCAATTGTTAGATCTCATCATTAAAAAATTCCAGCTGAAGCAAGCTACCATTATCGATGTAAAGCAAGCGCAACAAAGCTTTGAAGAATCAGGCTATCGACTGGTTAATTTAAGTTATGCGGCTAAATCATCTGAAATAGAATTAAAGCGCTTGCTGAATCAATTAAGCTTTTAATTTCTATTGGGTATAAAATTTCCTTAGCTGAGTAAAAATTTTCTTGGATTCTTATTGAGATATCCCTTCTCTCTTAATGGTATGTTTTTTGTCGACAGTAATAAAAACATATTTTATGAATATCTTAATTTATTTACTGATGGCAATAGCCACAGCTTCAAGCACGCAATTAACTGTTTCCAGTTCTGCGTTTAAAAATGGTGATTATATTCCCAAAAAATATACTTGCGAAGGAGATAATGTAAATCCTCCCATCACTATTTCAAATATTCCGGCAGGGACAAAAACTTTTGCTTTAATTGAAGAAGATCCGGATGCTACCAAAGGAACATTCGATCATTGGGTAATCTGGAATATCAGTCCGGCTAAAACAGATATAAAAGAAAATACAGCACCCGGCGAAGAAGGATTGAATGGTTCCGGAAAGAAAGGCTATACAGGATCATGCCCGCCAGCAGGTACAGGAATACATCATTATCATTTTAAAGTATTTGCATTAGATAAAGAGCTGTCATTGGAATCAACTACCATCAAACAAGAATTAATGGGTGCTATGCAAGGACATATTATTGAACAGGCGGAATTAATAGGATTGTATCAAAACACTAAACTTTAAAATTTATTTATGCGCAAGACAAATGATATAACAATAGATGAAGAAGAGATCAAAGGTTCCTTGTCAGTAAAGATGGCAAATAACCAAACCTTGGACGATGTTTGCATGCAATACATTCCGGATTATAATCGTGACAGGTTTGAAGCATTTGCCATTCGTGTTTTTTTAGGTGATGAGACCGTTGTAACCATTTATGCAATTGATAAGCTGCGAATAGAAGATGCATCGCAAAAAAAAGATAAAGTGCCTGTAAAGAAATTCAAGCTCACAGATATTTCTCTACAGGATCTGTTTAGCTATTGCAGCGCTTTTAATTGTACGTTAAACACCGGTAATTACGATCTGGATGATATGGAAGTGGTGAATAAGTAAAAATTA
The Ferruginibacter albus DNA segment above includes these coding regions:
- a CDS encoding YbhB/YbcL family Raf kinase inhibitor-like protein, with protein sequence MNILIYLLMAIATASSTQLTVSSSAFKNGDYIPKKYTCEGDNVNPPITISNIPAGTKTFALIEEDPDATKGTFDHWVIWNISPAKTDIKENTAPGEEGLNGSGKKGYTGSCPPAGTGIHHYHFKVFALDKELSLESTTIKQELMGAMQGHIIEQAELIGLYQNTKL